One Ricinus communis isolate WT05 ecotype wild-type chromosome 7, ASM1957865v1, whole genome shotgun sequence genomic region harbors:
- the LOC125370674 gene encoding uncharacterized protein LOC125370674 has translation MSVEVLDSGTIINFVEDEEAFSVSIRHHFSCLDTDQDGLLSYAEMLKELQSLRVFETHFGIDAKTEPEELARVYDSLFLQFDHDLNGTVDLQEFMTETKRMLLAMANGIGLLPIQMVLEKDSLLKKAVEKESATFVAA, from the coding sequence ATGAGTGTTGAAGTTTTGGACAGTGGCACCATCATCAACTTTGTCGAAGACGAAGAAGCATTCAGTGTCTCAATACGACATCATTTTTCCTGCCTTGATACGGACCAAGATGGTCTTCTTTCCTACGCAGAAATGCTGAAGGAGCTGCAGAGTTTGAGGGTTTTCGAGACTCACTTTGGTATAGATGCGAAGACGGAGCCGGAGGAGCTTGCTCGGGTTTATGATTCTCTGTTCTTGCAGTTTGATCATGACTTGAATGGGACAGTGGATCTGCAAGAGTTCATGACGGAGACTAAGAGGATGCTGCTTGCTATGGCTAATGGAATAGGTCTCTTGCCGATTCAGATGGTCCTGGAAAAAGATAGCCTCCTGAAGAAAGCTGTGGAGAAGGAGTCTGCAACTTTTGTAGCTGCGTAA